AGAGTTTCGCCACCGTACTTTTCCCCGTGCCGCGGTACCCGATTAAGACAATATTCACCGAAAATGTTCCTCCAAAACCTTACGCATGACATCAACCGGAGCGGCTTGTCCCGTCCACTTCTCGAATTGACCGACGGCTTGATTCACGAACATTTCGACTCCTCGAATCGTACGGCAACCAGCCTCGCGTGCCTCTCTCAAGAGTCGGGTTTCCAAAGGGTTATACACAATATCCATAACGGTGAGATCGCGACGGAAGAAATCTTTCTTCACGCAACTTGCATTGACTGCTGGATGCATCCCGATAGGCGTACAGTGAACCAGGACCTGAGAAACCGCCATTGCGCTCTTGAGCGCTTCCTCTGTCAGATGAGCATCCGCCACAGTCAGAGATGTTCGTTCACGTATGTCTTGCGCCAACGCCCTTCTCTCGACATCGTCAATACCTAAAATCGTTAAATCCTTGACCTTGCCTTCGACTGCCAGGCCAAACGCAATGGCTCGGGCCGCTCCCCCGGACCCGAGCATCAACACCCTTTGCCCTTCGAGCGAAGTTCCATCCTGCTCAAGAGCCAGGAGCGCCCCCGTGGCATCCGTGTTGTACCCAACGAGTCGACCCTGGTCTTTGACGATGGTATTGACGGATCCAATGTGCCTGGCGGTCGGATCTATCTCATCCAAATAGGGCATGACGGCCACTTTATGAGGGATCGTAACGCTAAATCCTCGAAGATTGCCAAGAGCTCGAATGCCGCGAAGCGCCCCTTCCACGTCCTCCTTGAGCGGCAATGCAAGATAGACGTAATTCAGCCCAAGATGTTGAAAGGCTGCGTTATGAATAGCTGGAGACAGGGAATGATGGACTGGATTCCCCAGCACCCCGCACAGTTGTGTTTGCGTTGTGATCGTCATGCTCTCAACCACTCCTTACCGAATCCTGGATTTTCCGCCGATCAATGCGAATACGAATGTGGCTTGAGTTATCACATACTCATGAGGGAAAACTCAACTTATGGAGGTTCTACAGAGTTTGAGGAAAGTTACTTTGAAGAGGAATGGCAGGAACAAAGGAACAATGTTTCGAAGCGGGGCAAAAATACGCCGGGGAGGGTCTTGGCGCCACTCCCCGGCTAGGTTATGAAGAAATGACTCCTCGAATTATCGAGAGGTCTTTTTGCGGCTCGAAGATTTCTTCGAACGCACGGCGGCTTTCTTTACTGGCTTTTTCTTGACCACTTTGGCCATGAGCTCACCCCCTTTCCTATTCAGTCTTATCGGGCGTTATCGGCACGTTTTCTGGAACACTAAAGTCTTTTTTCTAGGAAAAGACTACTTCGTTTCGCCCCTCACCAGTCAGGCCTCGTTTGACGAAAACACAAGCGTCAGGACGCCGATGTTGGCGGTACTGAATACAGGAAGAGGAAACACTCTTGTCGAATGTTCCAGAATCGGAAGGTTAAAACAGAAGACGCAGAGTAAAGGCTCCAACATGCAGCGTGGAATCCCACTCACCGTTAATCAAGGCTCCATTGATATTGTTGCTGATTCCACGTGTTTGTCGAAGCAAGACCTGATACGCTAAATCTACCCCTATGGCCTTGAGGCCAAGACCATCACAACTCACAACACCAAGAAAATGCCCCCCTGGACCGCACAGGAATCCAAACCCGACAGAGGGAGCTTGATAGGTCGCATCAGGAACGCCTGGTTCGAACGTGGAGCTTGGGATCGGACTTTCCGAATACACGTAGCCTCCTCGCAGGGCCACTTCCCAATGAGGAAGCACGGCGGGGCGGAGCCATCGATGCTCCGTGCCCAGCATCACGATAAAGGCATCATTATAATTGCGCTGGAAAGGGACCGTCAGACCGTTTGAAAGGTTGAGATTGAGGTTTTTGAATTCTTTCCAGTCCTCATAGTCGACATCGACTTCGATTTTCCATTCCCGAAATTCATCCCGCACAGGCCAGAAGGCGATTCCAAAAGAGTAAATATCGGGAAGTTCAACGGTGGTCGATGAATCAGCGACCACGGCTCCACCGGCTAGAAACTGCCCCTTGAGGTTGAGATCGGCGCCACCGCGAAACACGAATCCTACATTCACGATAGGTTTGCCATCCTCGTTACGCCATGGCGTCCATAACAGACTGGCATTAAACCCCACGGCTGTATCCGTTCCATTGGCCTCCAACACAGTGCCAGCCGGTAGTCCAAATGGATTCCCTGGGGCCGCAACCTGCTTGAACTCTCCCTGTCCCTCACCCAGGAAACTGCTAAAGGTGAAGATATCGATACCGGCCCCGAGCGAAATATACTCATTGACCTTCAATGCGACCGTGGGTTTGATATCGATAAGCGGTAGCTCTACGCTCATCACAACCGGAGCCACTTGACTCGATGCCGGGTATTCAACGCTAATCCCAAACGGATTGGTCAGGCCTACACCCACTGTCCAGTCCTTGAGCCATTCACTCCCCAAATCGCCAAGATGCGCAGTCAAGTACAAATGAGTAGGAAGCGGGAATGCCACGGTCCCACCAAACCCTCCGTTGACTTTGGCTCCGGTGACACTGTCATAGTCGATGTCTGCTCCGACGAGCAGAGCGCCACCGGAAAATTGAACACCTCGGAGTTGAGTCATGCCAGCGGGATTAAAGTGTATGGCCGATGGATCATCGGCTTGAGCAAGAAAGGCCGTTCCCTGTCCGGTCGCCGATGCGCTTTGGTCCAAGATTCGAAATCCGGCACCGAGTGCCGCCGAGTGAAAAGT
The genomic region above belongs to Nitrospirales bacterium and contains:
- a CDS encoding shikimate dehydrogenase, whose amino-acid sequence is MTITTQTQLCGVLGNPVHHSLSPAIHNAAFQHLGLNYVYLALPLKEDVEGALRGIRALGNLRGFSVTIPHKVAVMPYLDEIDPTARHIGSVNTIVKDQGRLVGYNTDATGALLALEQDGTSLEGQRVLMLGSGGAARAIAFGLAVEGKVKDLTILGIDDVERRALAQDIRERTSLTVADAHLTEEALKSAMAVSQVLVHCTPIGMHPAVNASCVKKDFFRRDLTVMDIVYNPLETRLLREAREAGCRTIRGVEMFVNQAVGQFEKWTGQAAPVDVMRKVLEEHFR
- a CDS encoding outer membrane protein transport protein, which encodes MQNGLSFYQRFLMSVVIAGLSVMTFHSAALGAGFRILDQSASATGQGTAFLAQADDPSAIHFNPAGMTQLRGVQFSGGALLVGADIDYDSVTGAKVNGGFGGTVAFPLPTHLYLTAHLGDLGSEWLKDWTVGVGLTNPFGISVEYPASSQVAPVVMSVELPLIDIKPTVALKVNEYISLGAGIDIFTFSSFLGEGQGEFKQVAAPGNPFGLPAGTVLEANGTDTAVGFNASLLWTPWRNEDGKPIVNVGFVFRGGADLNLKGQFLAGGAVVADSSTTVELPDIYSFGIAFWPVRDEFREWKIEVDVDYEDWKEFKNLNLNLSNGLTVPFQRNYNDAFIVMLGTEHRWLRPAVLPHWEVALRGGYVYSESPIPSSTFEPGVPDATYQAPSVGFGFLCGPGGHFLGVVSCDGLGLKAIGVDLAYQVLLRQTRGISNNINGALINGEWDSTLHVGAFTLRLLF